The window TTCTTTAAAGAACCAGCCTAATTTTTTTAAAACAGCAAACATAATTACACCCCTTTATCCCCGATTAACGGGCAATAAGACCCCTTTGGAAATTTTGCTTTTTTTCCATTCGCCCCCTAGCCCCCAAAAGACGCAAAAAGGACATACCGCAGCATAAGCGATATGTCCCGAATTTAAATATGGAAGCCGGAGACAAAACCAAGATGCGCGCCATAAGAGCGCACGGTCTGCCTGTTACTTTCTGCCTTTCAAAGGAAAAGAAAATAAGGATCGGGTGCGGCTCTTCTCATATTCAGCTGTATACAATTCATTTAACAACGTGAGCATGACGCACCCCTCCTTTTCCTTTTTATAGTAACTGGATAAATGGAAATTTCTACTTTGTTAGGTTATCACCGGTACTAGCTTGTTGTCAATCCATTTTACAGATTAGATTCTATTTTCTAAAAATTATTCAAACGTTCCCTTAACAAGTGGTTTGCCGTCTTGAACCATCATCTGCCCCAATGCAAATACATCTCTTATCGACATATCCTCTTTATCCAGCAGTACAAGGTCAGCGTCCCTTCCTTCAGCCACCATCCCTTTTCGATTAAGTTTTAAAATGGCTGCCGGGTTTTGTGTAATTACTCGGAGAGCAACTTCTATAGGAATACCTTCCTGGACAATGGCATCACGCACTTCTTGATAAAGTGTTGAGACTTTCCCAATCTTCAATCCAAGCAATTCACCAAATTCATCGAAGTCAGGAAGGCTAGCCTGGCCGTCGGAAGTAAAGGTGATTTGTGAAATATCAATGTGCTGGTCAAGCATTCGCCTAAGTCCAACCGAACATTTCACTTCTCCTTCATCAAAAAATTTTGGTACCGAGCTTGTTGTAAAATCCACATAACCACCTTTTTTGGCGAAACGGATACCAGCTTCAAATAAATGCTGGCTACGGTTAATATGGGTAGGCTGAAATTGCCTGATTGGAATATCTGTTTTTTCAACGACTTCATCAATTATTTTCAAGTGGTCGTAACTGTCTCCTACATGAATATTGACGATACCCGCTTTACCTGACAAAAGGCCGCCTATACGTGCAGCAGAAGCAATTTTCGCCATTTCTTCAGCGGTCGGCTGTGAGGAGCGATGATCAGCAATTGCGACCTCCCCAGCGCCTATTATCTTATCAATCAGAATTATGTCATCTTCAATTTTTCCTGTAAGCGTCTTTAAAGGCACTTGATAGGATCCAGTATGAATAAAGCAGGTAATCCCCTCTTCATCAAGGGCCCGTGCTTTAGCAATCAGGTTAGTCATCGTCCTGGTCGTTCCATCTGTCCCCAGGACACCAATAATTGTTGTAATCCCTGCAAGTGTTGCATCGGTCAAACGAAGCTCTGGTGTCCGAGTCCGGTAGCTTCCTTCCCCTCCGCCTCCTGTAATATGTACATGCGCGTCGATAAAGCCAGGGACTATATATTTTCCTGAAGCATCAACAACTTCTACTTTAGCAAATCGTTCCGGCACTTGAATGTCCTCAGCTATCAAGCCAATCCGAGAATCAATAATTAATAAATCTTTTTTTCCAAGATAGTGTGGTGCATAGATTTCTCCGTTCTTAATAAGGGTCAACATTTGTGAAACTCCTCCCTTTTCAATTTCCATACTTACTATACCCACTAACTGCTTGTGCTTGCAAATGGGTGAATTGAGAAAGCTTGCCAGGTTTAAAGATATCTAAACTGTGGGTAAATGAACTGTACAACACACATAAAGGACATAAGAAAAAGGAGACATGAACAATGAAAGAAATCATGAGTG is drawn from Bacillus sp. FJAT-18017 and contains these coding sequences:
- the iadA gene encoding beta-aspartyl-peptidase; amino-acid sequence: MLTLIKNGEIYAPHYLGKKDLLIIDSRIGLIAEDIQVPERFAKVEVVDASGKYIVPGFIDAHVHITGGGGEGSYRTRTPELRLTDATLAGITTIIGVLGTDGTTRTMTNLIAKARALDEEGITCFIHTGSYQVPLKTLTGKIEDDIILIDKIIGAGEVAIADHRSSQPTAEEMAKIASAARIGGLLSGKAGIVNIHVGDSYDHLKIIDEVVEKTDIPIRQFQPTHINRSQHLFEAGIRFAKKGGYVDFTTSSVPKFFDEGEVKCSVGLRRMLDQHIDISQITFTSDGQASLPDFDEFGELLGLKIGKVSTLYQEVRDAIVQEGIPIEVALRVITQNPAAILKLNRKGMVAEGRDADLVLLDKEDMSIRDVFALGQMMVQDGKPLVKGTFE